One Verrucomicrobiota bacterium genomic window, TGGCCGTGCTTCGATGGAATTAAAGGTTGTTATCTTTGTGGATGGGGATTTATTCCGGATTCCTGAAGGTGCAAACATCCGGATGGAATGGCAGAAAGACCGTGAGTCGAAGGATTGGAAAATTGCCAAGGTGATGGTTCATGAAAAGTAAAAAATGGATGTAGCTAAGTAGAGAAAAGTTTTATCTAGGAGGAATGAGAGAAGGACCCGGAGTTGGATTAAATCTTTTTGAGAATTTTCCTCAAGGCGGCAAGATTACGCCGGCTGACAGGAATCATGTCTGAGGAATGGTTCAGGAGGACACTCACTTCCCCCTCTTCGGTTTGACTCATTTCCTTGAAGTCTTGAATGTTGATAATGGATGCCCGGTGGGTTCGGAAAAATAGATTTTTGGGCAATGTATTTTCCCATTCTTGCATGGATTTTAATATCAGGCCTTTGCCATGGGTCAATGTGGTTACCTCGGTATAATCCCCGAGTGCATGGATCAGGATAATGTCATTGACGGGGCAGAATAAATTCTTATTGCCGATCCTGAGGAGCATGCGGTCATCATTTTCAAGGGCAAGGGGGTTAGAGGGTGGCCTTTTTTTAGGGGATGACAGGAGCCTTTCGATGGATTGGTGGAGCCTGTCGAAATCGATGGGCTTAGTCAGGTAATCAAGGGCATTAATGGCGAATGCGCGCAGGGCGTATTGCTCATAGGCGGTCACAAAGATGACTTCGATATCCGCGTCGATTTTGGGGATCAGGTCAAATCCAAGGCCGTCACGCAGCTCGATATCGAGAAAGATCACATCAGGCTTGGCGAGCGGGATTTTTTCTGCCGCTTCACCCACGGAGCGAGCTTCACCCACGACCTCGACTTCCGGTATATCGGAGAGGAGATTACGGAGTTCCCTGTTGGCGAGGATTTCATCATCGACTAGAAATGCGCGTAAGCTTGTATTCATGGGGTTATTTGGGATGGGGATCATTATGCACAAGTGGAATATTTTTCGAAACAGGAATTTTCATGATGACCCGGACTTGGCCGCCCTCCTCATATATATTAATATTTGCATCATCTCCATAAAGGAAAATCAGGCGGTCACTAATATTGGAGATGCCGATATGGGTTGATTCGATGGTTTCCGAAGAATCCACCCATTTGCCGGTGTTACTGACTTCAATATTTAAAAATTCCCCTTCCATCCACGCAAAGATTTTTACAGTTAGTTGGTTAGGATTTGTTTTTTTTCCGTATTTGACGGCATTTTCAACCAGTGGTTGCACGAGAAGCGGGGCGATGGGATAATCCAATGTTTCCGGCTGGATATTCATTTCCACGGACAGGTCGTCACTAAACCTGATTTTTTCAATCTCGAGGTATTTGGTCAGTGCGGTAATCTCTTGTTTGAGTTTTACAAAAGGCTGGTTGCCGTCCCGCAGAGAGTAACGGAGGTATTCCGAGAGGTTGGAAATCATCGACCGGGCTTCTTTATTGTCGTTGGGAATAAAAGCGCGGATGGAATTCAGTGTATTGAATAAAAAATGAGGATTGATTTGATACCGGAGGGAGGTGAGTTGTGCTTCTCGTGCCAGAATGTCTTCCGCTTTTTTCCTTTGGGAGATATTGATGCACGTTCCAATCATTCTCACCGGTATGCCATGGGGATCCCTTTGGGCTTCACCCCTTAAAACAAACCATTCATACTCACCCTTTTTATCTTTGATACGGACTTCCACGCGGAAGGGCTTTTTCTTGGCAAAATTCTCCTCCAGATGCTGGGCTAAAACCAACCGGTCGGCAGGATGGATTTGTTCATAAAAATATTCCATACTGTGGGGGAATTCCCCTTCACTGTGTCCGATCAGTGCTTTGAGTTGTCCAGAAAAATAACATTCATCGGTACTGATATTCCAATCCCAGATGCCAATGCGCGCAGCTTCAGTGGCTAATGATAGTTGTTCCTCGCTTTGGCGGATTTTTCGTTCGGACTCCTTGATTTCAGTGATATCTAAGTGTGTTCCCGCCAGGACCAGAGGAGTACCGGTAGGAGAATATTTAATGATCCGGCCCCGGCTGAGAACCCATACCCAATGCCCGTCTTCATGGCGGAGCCTGTGCTCGAATTCCTGGTGCTCCCTTTTTCCGGTGAGATACTCATCCTGAATGCCTGAAATACGGTCTCGATCTTCGGGGTGGATGCGGCTTATCCAGGTGGCTACGTCAGGGAGGACCTTATCCGGGGGCATACCCAGCATTTTTGCCCATTCGGGATTATAGGATGTTTTGCCTGTCTGGATATCATATACCCATGTGCCGACATGTGCCCCTTCGATTGTCAGGTGGAGGAGTTCGTTGGCTTGAGCGAGCTCTTCCCTTGTCCTTATTTCTTTGGTGATATCCCTCTGGATGGCTGCAAATTGTTCGGGTTTTCCATTAATGCCGGGGATCGGAAAAATATCGATGTCCGTCCAATATTCGAAACCTTCTTTTGTGTAATTAATGACTTGTGTGCGGATGGATTGGTTCTTGTCGAGGGCCTCCCGGATTTTCTTGAGGTTTTCAAGGTCGGTTTTTGGACCCTGGAAGATTTTGGGTGTTTGGCCGATGAGTTCATTCACAGTGTAACCTGTCAGATCGGCCATGGTTTGGTTCGCATAAAGAATCGTGGGATGGTTACTATCCGCCTTTGTAATCAGTACGCCGCTATTGATATGCTGGACAAAAGAATCAAGGGTCCGCTGTTTTTTGATTGCTTCAATTTCCTGTGTGGCATTAGTAAATGTCAGTACGGCCCCGGTTGATTTCCCGGTGGTATCATCAATGAGAGGACTGGAATTCATCGCTACCCAGCAATAGGGGAGTCCATCATGGCCGAGGATACCTATTTTGACATTTACATAGGGTTTCCCGGTTAAGACGGTGAGATGGGCGGGATGCTCTTCGAGGGTCAGGTGTTTGCCCTCTGGGTGAATCAGTCGGTTTTCCCAATCTTTCCAATTTGTTTTTTTGAGCCCCTCGACAGTCGTCCTTAAAATTGCTGCCGCGCTGGTATTACACATGACGATTTCAAGCTCTGGGGAATAAACAATAACCCCTTCACTCATGGACTCGATGATGGATTCGTATTTGAGTTCATTGCGCCTGATTTCAATATCTGTCTCTAATGCGCTGAAAGCCGCAGAGAGGATATTCCCGAGGATCCTCAAGTCGGCTATTTCTATTTGTTTCCAGAGATGGTTGCGGGATGTGAATTCAATCGCTAAAACCGCACGGAATTTATTATTGAATATAACAGGGACATAGCCGGCGGATTTGATCCCTGATTCCAGGAAAAAATCCTTTTCCGCTGTGGCCTCATACGGGAGTAGTTCCGGTGATTCAAAACAAAAGGGAATCGCAAGCTGTAGCTGTTTCCAGATATAGGAGGTGTTCTCATCGAAGAAAAACATCTCCCCTAATACACACTTGTCGTCAGGCCATTGGATCGAAAAATAGGAACTGGTGTTGTCCTCACCGATAATATTAAAATAGACATGGTCCGCTAAAAAAAGTTCTCCCACCCTTTGGCATTCGGCCTTTAACACCCGGAAAAAAGATTTTTGGTCGCCCAGCTGGCTGAAAAGCATGGATGAGAATTCAGAAGTGTTTTGGGAGATTTGCACGGCAGAGAGCAGCTCCTCCTCGGCAGTCAAGAGTTCATCAACGGTTGAATCTGTCATGGCGAGTAAAAGGGGGCGCCCGGATAATTCTAATTTATCGATTAAGACGCGGTAATGGATGATTTTGCCGCCGGGATTCTTGATTTTCCATTCAAAACGTTGGGCGCCTGACTCTTTAGCCCGTAAGAGCCAGTGGTGCGCTTCTTTTTTGGAGAAGGGTGAGGGCAGTGAGCAGAAAGCATTTTCCAAATCATTGACCAAATGGCATTCATGGAGCTTAAAGGCGGAGCTATTGGCTGCAAGAAGGCGGAAATTATCCCAGTCGAAAATATATACCCCCTCTTCCCGTGACTCATACATACGCACAAGGTCTTTTAAGTAAGAGTCTGGAGCCTTTTTAGGTGTATTTTCCTCCATAAGAATAGATTAATCTAACACACACACAGGAGATTAAGCAAATTTTCTCTTGCAAGGTAAATTAGTATATAAATAATTGATATTTATCCGTTTAGCGATTTTTTACCGCCGTTGGTAGAAAATGTCTCCCTAAGATAATGTATTAGGATAATATCTGTCCTATTAGTTAATCAGTATTCTCGTATGCAATTATTTTAACAATTCTTGATGAGTTTATCCATTTTCTATCGAATGATGATAAGGGCATGCCTGTATGGACTGCTGACGCCTGTGGTTTGGGGACAATCAGTGTGGGACGGTGGCGGCGCAAACGGAAATTGGAATACTTCGACAAATTGGACCGCAGACACATCACCTGTGACGGGGGCTGCACTTGTTTTTAGTGGGACCACCAGACTCTCCAATACAAATAACCTCGCCACTTCTTTTGTCTTCAACGGCATCACATTTACGAACTCGGCCGGGGCATTTGTCATTACCGGGAATACCTTTTCAGTCACTAATACTCTCTTGAATCTTTCGACGAATTTACAGACTCTCCAGCAGGCATTTACCCTAGGAACCTCGGTAACCATGAATGCATCAAATGGAGCCATGGTCTTTAGCGGTAATATTACCAACGGCGGCAATTTGCTCTCGGTGGCGGGAGTATCAAACCTGACCCTTTCGGGTATTGTCGTAGGTAACGCCGGTATTCAAAAAGGTGGTGCCAACCGATTGATTCTTTCCGGGGCAAACACATTTACCGGTAACCTCACAAATAACTCCGGCATTATCCAGATGAGTGCTGACAATAATCTGGGCAACACCGCCAATGATGTGGTTTTTAATGGAGGGGTCTTGAATGTCGGGGGGAGCTTCACCCTAAATGCCGGACGCCAATTGATCGGGGGAACAAGTAATATCATCGTCGATGTGAATACGGGCAATACCTTGACCCTCGGTACGGCGGGGCAGGTGACTAATGCCCCAGTATTCCAAATCAATAATGGAACACTCCAAATCAATAATGCGGGAGCTGTGAGCGTAGGAACAGTGGTTCAAATCGGCGATGGAGTAGGAGCCGCCAATTCTGCAATCTTTAGCATCAATGCAGGGATCGGAGCTGGCAATGCATTAAATTATGTGATCACGAATGATGGAAGACTTTTTCAGGGCAATAACCGGCTTTTACGCATTTTATCCGCTTCGGGTAATGGCCAAATAGAATTAAATTCACCGGTTGGTCAGATGGTTGAGTTCGTCGGCAGCCTATCGGGTTCGAATTTCTCAGGCACCATCTTGGGGGGAAGTATCGGCAGTGTTGACTCCGAAAGTGGAAGTCGTCTGGTGCGTTCAGATACGGGCACCCAGATTTTATCCGGGAGTAATACCTACCTCTCTCGCACTTATATCCGCGGAGGAGTACTCAATATTCAAAATGACAACGCACTCGGTCAATTTGGAACCACGCTCGTCTCCAATGACACGGCTATCTACAATACGGGCACCCTACAGATCCAAGGGGGGCTGACAAATGTGCAGGAGGTTCTTGTTCTGGGACTGACAGGAGCCAATACCGCCTTAGGGTTTAACGGTCAGGGCGCGATTAATAATATCTCGGGGACCAATACCCTGCGAGGACTCATTGTTGTCTCGAATACGGCATCCATCCAGTCTTCCTCCGGCCTTCTCCAGATTGCTAATAATCTGAATAATGTCGCAAGCAATCTAACCCTCTTTGGGGCAGGTAATATTTCCTTTATCGGATCGAATGTTATTTCCGGTGCCGGTGGAATCATTAAAGACGGTACGGGTACGGCGGAATATGGAGGGACCAATGCTAATACCTACACAGGAAATACAGTCGTGAGTAACGGGACACTTTTCCTGAATAAACCCACAGGCACAAATGCTATCGCCTCAGGAAACATATTCATTCACTCAGGGACGACGGTACGGCTGGGGGCAAGTAACCTCGTGGCCGACGGGGTGAACCTGACACTCCAAGGGGGGACTCTTGACCTGAATAATTTTAACGAAACAATGGGTACATTAGATTCACAAGGATTTACTGTGATCTCCAAAATCATGTATGGCACCGGGAGTTTTACTAATGTCCTCACCTTCGCCAATAGCACGAACCTTAGCTGGTCGTTGAGTTCTGCCATCTACATTTATGATTATAACCGATCATCTTTTATGGACCGGTTATTTGTCGGGACAGCCGGAAATAATATTACTGATGAACAGTTGGGGAAAATCAAATTCATCAATCCCAACGGCCTGACCGGCACCTATGCCGCCGTCCGCGGCTCTACCGGGGAAATTGTCGCCCACACGGATGGGGAATTCATTTGGCTACCGAATACCAATGGTTTTTGGGAAACAGGGACAAATTGGAACGCGGGCTATGCCCCAAATTCCGACGGGGCCAATGTCCTCTTCGGCACGAATATTACTTCCGCGAGGGTCATATCATCTTCTTCGGCAGCCGGAACGAATATTGTCAACCGCCTGAATTTTGAAGGTAACCAAGCCTACACACTCAGCAATAACCTCACGCTGAATTTCCGTTCCTCTGCGACCAATGACCCTCTGATTATTGTGCGTTCCGGGGGTGCCAATCATCAAATCGATGCCAATATAGAGGTTTATAGCCAGCTCGCCTCTGGAAATAAATTTTATGTATCTAATAATGGCACCGGCACATTAAACCTAAACGGGACTGTCGGACTGACGAATAACTCCATGATTGTCGGGGGCACGAGTGATATTATTTATTCAAACGGGATATCCGGGACTATTACCTCTACAGTTACGGTTAATTCATCGGCCGCCGTGTATTATCGCGGGAGTAATGGGAATACTTATACCGGGAATACGATTGTGGAGAGTGGCACCCTTGTGCTGGGAAAATCCGCTGGGACAAATGCGATTGCCGGGAACCTGTTCATATCAAACGGGACAGTCAGGCTTGATGCGGACGAACAGATCAATAATTCTTCCTCGGTAAATATTTTTTCGACCGGGAAACTCGAACTTAACGGGCACGATGAAATCTTCAGTACATTGAATATTTCGAATTCTGGCGCGGTCATTGATTTTGGCACGAATTCCGGGGGATCGACCATCACCGTCAGTAACCTAAATTTCGGATCAGATTTCTTTTCAGTGTATAATTGGACGGGTACTTTGGGAGAAACCAATAATCTGGATAGGTTTTATGTCACTTCTGACCAAGGAGTGATCAATTATCAAATGTTCTTTTACTCCGATAACGGCAGTACATTGATCGGGGTCGGCACTGTTTATAGCTATTTAATGGGGCCAGGGCTCTATCAGTTAGTGCCTGTCCCGGAACCAAGTGCCTATATTCTTCTGATCCTAGGAGTTATATTGATTTTCTTTTTCTCAACTGTAAGCAAGGATCGTCGCACGGAAGAATAGATTTTTCCTGCTTGTTTTTTTGTTTTTTAATTGTTTAGTAACAGGAGTTCACAATGGTATTTTTCTATGTTTAACCGTATAAAGTCTATTTTTGGATTATTCCTGCTTTCAGCCTTATCACTGAATGCCCAGTCCGCATTTCCCGATATTACTCATTATTCCATTTTTAAAAGTCTTGATCAGGCAAAACTGGAGAAGGGCGAAATCCTCTCTGAACGTGGTGAATTTAATAACTTTTCCCGAGGTTTAACCGTCGAGTTTGCCTATGTCATTAATCAACCCGTAGAATTAACAGCCAAAGGGCTTGCCTTCTGGAATCCCCCCATTAAGGAGGATTCAATTATCCTCGCCAGCCATATTTTTACATCGGACGAAAATGCCGATTTTAACCAGTTCGATTTAAACCTCCCGAGCAAACCGATCAATTCCTTGGTTCAACAAACCTTGGATGCTCGGAATAAGACACCGACGATGCAGTTGAGCAAGACGGACCTAGAAAATTTAAAGAAAACACTTCAAAGCCTTCCTCCCGGTGCAAAGTCAGATTCACCCGAGGCAAAAAAAATCGTGAGTCAATTCTGGGCAGCCTTGCTTCAGGAAAAATATACATCCTACCGCCAAAAAGGACTTTCCGCGATTCCCGGTTATCAATTAGGGGACACGGAATTGATCGTGGAGGGTGAACTCAAAAGCCTCCTGTCGGAATATCCTCAGATTTATACCCGGTTCAAAGAGCTCTTGATCACATCGATTATTTTACCTGCGGGAAAAGTCCCCAGCCCCGCCACCTCCTATTATTGGCAGGTGATCAAGGCCGATAAAATCGCCACTTGTGTATTAGGCGTGGTCAATAGCAAGCAAGTGGGCAAAACCATCCAGATAGCCGACAGCCAGATTTATGTGAGTAACTCCTACTTCACGACACTGACCCTTTATGAGCTTTATCCGGTCACGATCAACGGGAAGGAATGCACTTTTGTCTGGAGGAGTGATTTTGTATCCGCGCCCCTCTTTGAATATCTCAAGGGTGTGCAGCAATTTGCCGCGGGAGCCTTGATGATCAAAAGCATTAAACAATCCATCGGAGAGTTCAAACGCGACATCGAGTCCGGACGCCAGGAATCATTCGCGACCAAACTTTAATTACCCTTATGAAAATCAGATACATCCTTTTCCTTATCGCTTTCGGGCTTCTCTGCCCGCAAGGAATCCTTTTTGCCCAATCCTCGGATAGTT contains:
- a CDS encoding LytTR family DNA-binding domain-containing protein, which encodes MNTSLRAFLVDDEILANRELRNLLSDIPEVEVVGEARSVGEAAEKIPLAKPDVIFLDIELRDGLGFDLIPKIDADIEVIFVTAYEQYALRAFAINALDYLTKPIDFDRLHQSIERLLSSPKKRPPSNPLALENDDRMLLRIGNKNLFCPVNDIILIHALGDYTEVTTLTHGKGLILKSMQEWENTLPKNLFFRTHRASIINIQDFKEMSQTEEGEVSVLLNHSSDMIPVSRRNLAALRKILKKI
- a CDS encoding PAS domain-containing protein, translated to MEENTPKKAPDSYLKDLVRMYESREEGVYIFDWDNFRLLAANSSAFKLHECHLVNDLENAFCSLPSPFSKKEAHHWLLRAKESGAQRFEWKIKNPGGKIIHYRVLIDKLELSGRPLLLAMTDSTVDELLTAEEELLSAVQISQNTSEFSSMLFSQLGDQKSFFRVLKAECQRVGELFLADHVYFNIIGEDNTSSYFSIQWPDDKCVLGEMFFFDENTSYIWKQLQLAIPFCFESPELLPYEATAEKDFFLESGIKSAGYVPVIFNNKFRAVLAIEFTSRNHLWKQIEIADLRILGNILSAAFSALETDIEIRRNELKYESIIESMSEGVIVYSPELEIVMCNTSAAAILRTTVEGLKKTNWKDWENRLIHPEGKHLTLEEHPAHLTVLTGKPYVNVKIGILGHDGLPYCWVAMNSSPLIDDTTGKSTGAVLTFTNATQEIEAIKKQRTLDSFVQHINSGVLITKADSNHPTILYANQTMADLTGYTVNELIGQTPKIFQGPKTDLENLKKIREALDKNQSIRTQVINYTKEGFEYWTDIDIFPIPGINGKPEQFAAIQRDITKEIRTREELAQANELLHLTIEGAHVGTWVYDIQTGKTSYNPEWAKMLGMPPDKVLPDVATWISRIHPEDRDRISGIQDEYLTGKREHQEFEHRLRHEDGHWVWVLSRGRIIKYSPTGTPLVLAGTHLDITEIKESERKIRQSEEQLSLATEAARIGIWDWNISTDECYFSGQLKALIGHSEGEFPHSMEYFYEQIHPADRLVLAQHLEENFAKKKPFRVEVRIKDKKGEYEWFVLRGEAQRDPHGIPVRMIGTCINISQRKKAEDILAREAQLTSLRYQINPHFLFNTLNSIRAFIPNDNKEARSMISNLSEYLRYSLRDGNQPFVKLKQEITALTKYLEIEKIRFSDDLSVEMNIQPETLDYPIAPLLVQPLVENAVKYGKKTNPNQLTVKIFAWMEGEFLNIEVSNTGKWVDSSETIESTHIGISNISDRLIFLYGDDANINIYEEGGQVRVIMKIPVSKNIPLVHNDPHPK